The Desulfovibrio sp. Huiquan2017 genome includes a window with the following:
- a CDS encoding peptidylprolyl isomerase — MTAQNGSTVKVHYTGTLKEDGSQFDSSQGRDPLEFTLGDGMVIAGFEKAVIGKSAGDTVTVEIPPEEGYGSPSAELVFQVRREQLPPTVELEEGIMLEIRTEDGQPAYVRVTEFDEELVTLDGNHPLAGETLVFDIEIIEVA; from the coding sequence ATGACTGCGCAGAACGGCAGCACCGTCAAAGTCCACTACACCGGCACCCTCAAGGAAGACGGCAGCCAGTTCGATTCCAGCCAGGGCCGCGACCCGCTTGAGTTCACGTTGGGCGACGGCATGGTCATCGCCGGTTTCGAAAAGGCCGTGATCGGCAAATCCGCAGGCGACACCGTAACCGTGGAAATTCCGCCTGAAGAGGGATATGGTTCCCCCAGCGCGGAATTGGTCTTCCAGGTTCGCCGTGAGCAACTGCCCCCCACCGTTGAGCTGGAAGAGGGCATCATGCTGGAAATCCGCACCGAGGACGGCCAGCCCGCCTATGTCCGCGTGACCGAATTCGACGAGGAACTGGTCACCCTGGACGGCAACCATCCCCTGGCCGGTGAGACCCTCGTCTTTGATATTGAGATCATTGAAGTAGCATAA
- a CDS encoding pyridoxal phosphate-dependent aminotransferase — protein MSISDRCCNITPFLVMEINEKAEAMERAGESVIRMCVGEPDFDTPECAKRAACKALDDNLTHYTHSLGLRELREAICADYAKRYGVTLAPDNMVVTQGTSPAMLVLFSTILEQGDKVITSDPCYACYDNFITFAGASPVKVPVFEDDGFQYRVSAIRKALEENDGIKAILINSPANPTGTLLSEERLKAIAEIAEENDLWVISDEIYHGLVYEDEAHSILEYTDRAFVFNGFSKLYAMTGWRLGYLIAPPHFMRTLRNLCQNFFISANSMAQWGALAALKEAEADVERMKATYNKRRLYILERLKNMGLPIKHEPTGAFYVLVNMRHQAARFDGSSLALAYDILDKAHIAVTPGIDFGPGAEGYIRFSYATSMANIEEGMNRLEDYLKAQA, from the coding sequence ATGAGCATATCCGACCGTTGCTGCAACATCACTCCGTTCCTGGTCATGGAAATCAACGAGAAGGCCGAGGCCATGGAGCGTGCCGGGGAATCCGTCATCCGCATGTGTGTAGGCGAACCCGACTTCGACACGCCCGAATGCGCCAAGCGGGCCGCCTGCAAGGCGCTCGACGACAACCTGACCCACTACACCCATTCACTCGGCCTCCGCGAACTGCGCGAGGCCATCTGCGCGGACTACGCCAAGCGCTACGGCGTAACCCTCGCCCCGGACAACATGGTCGTCACCCAGGGCACCAGCCCGGCAATGCTCGTGCTCTTCTCCACCATTCTCGAACAGGGCGACAAGGTCATCACCTCGGATCCGTGCTACGCCTGCTACGACAATTTCATCACCTTCGCCGGGGCCTCGCCGGTCAAGGTCCCGGTCTTCGAGGACGACGGATTTCAGTACCGCGTGTCCGCCATCCGCAAGGCTCTCGAAGAAAACGACGGGATCAAGGCCATCCTGATCAACTCCCCGGCCAATCCCACCGGCACCCTGCTCTCCGAGGAACGGCTCAAGGCCATCGCCGAGATCGCCGAGGAAAACGACCTGTGGGTCATCTCCGACGAAATCTACCACGGGCTCGTCTATGAGGACGAGGCCCATTCCATCCTCGAATACACGGACCGCGCCTTTGTCTTCAACGGCTTTTCCAAACTCTACGCCATGACCGGCTGGCGGCTCGGCTACCTCATCGCCCCGCCCCACTTCATGCGCACGCTCCGCAACCTCTGCCAAAACTTCTTCATCTCGGCCAACAGCATGGCCCAGTGGGGCGCACTGGCCGCACTCAAGGAAGCCGAAGCGGACGTGGAACGCATGAAGGCCACCTACAACAAGCGACGCCTCTACATCCTCGAACGCCTCAAGAACATGGGTCTGCCCATCAAGCACGAACCCACCGGGGCCTTCTACGTGCTCGTCAACATGCGCCACCAGGCCGCCCGGTTCGACGGTTCTTCTCTGGCCCTGGCCTACGACATCCTCGACAAAGCCCACATCGCCGTCACCCCCGGCATCGACTTCGGACCGGGCGCGGAAGGCTACATCCGCTTCTCCTACGCCACCTCCATGGCCAACATCGAGGAAGGCATGAACCGGCTGGAAGATTACCTGAAAGCACAGGCCTGA